A DNA window from Maribellus comscasis contains the following coding sequences:
- a CDS encoding enolase C-terminal domain-like protein yields MKSWTRRDFVRATGLAGGLTSIIPTNAKNMIQTSEKIKIIQTGSDFEREPLIRPFGFKGGYMSEIWQTIAWLKSDSGFSTTGLCSQSVLWSDASVFSSYSEGGGNALMYAMTEYALKLIKEIPFTSPVDLLDKILDKVYEYGKKITDNPHLRKTFALNALVAIDIAAWKIYASENGLTTFDEIIPAEYKSALSYRHSSVASIPLMAYTIPVSEIKQAADDGYFFMKIKIGQPGTQKEMLEKDMARLSEIHSAIGNYRTEHTKDGKLPYYFDANGRYMEKDTLMKLIDHTKKIGAFEQIAIIEEPFPEHAEIDVSDIPVRLAADESAHTDKDARVRIQMGYSAIALKAIAKTLSMTLKIAHVAKQEHVPCFCADLTVNPILVDWNKNVAARLDPFPGLGTGLLETNGHQNYENWTKMESYHPFPGSDWRKTKAGIFHLDEEFYLKAGGVLADSEHYLRKFEKV; encoded by the coding sequence ATGAAAAGCTGGACACGCAGAGATTTTGTCAGGGCAACAGGTTTAGCCGGAGGTTTAACTTCGATAATTCCAACCAATGCAAAGAATATGATTCAGACGTCCGAAAAAATAAAGATTATACAAACAGGTTCCGATTTTGAACGAGAACCATTAATCAGGCCTTTTGGATTCAAAGGTGGTTACATGTCAGAAATCTGGCAAACCATAGCGTGGTTAAAGTCTGATTCAGGCTTCAGTACAACGGGGCTGTGTTCTCAAAGTGTTCTTTGGTCGGATGCCAGTGTCTTTAGCAGCTATTCAGAGGGTGGGGGAAATGCTTTAATGTATGCAATGACTGAATATGCCTTAAAGTTGATAAAAGAAATTCCTTTTACATCTCCAGTAGATTTGCTCGATAAAATTCTTGATAAGGTTTACGAGTACGGGAAAAAGATTACAGATAATCCCCATCTCAGAAAAACATTTGCATTAAATGCACTGGTTGCCATTGATATTGCAGCCTGGAAAATTTATGCATCAGAAAATGGATTAACAACATTTGATGAAATAATTCCTGCTGAATATAAATCCGCACTTTCGTACCGTCATTCATCCGTTGCTAGTATTCCACTTATGGCATACACAATTCCTGTTTCAGAAATAAAACAGGCTGCTGATGACGGATATTTTTTTATGAAAATAAAAATTGGCCAGCCGGGCACTCAAAAGGAAATGTTAGAAAAAGACATGGCCCGGTTAAGCGAGATTCATAGTGCGATTGGTAACTACAGAACAGAACATACAAAAGATGGAAAACTACCCTATTATTTCGATGCAAACGGAAGGTATATGGAGAAAGACACGTTAATGAAGTTGATAGACCATACAAAAAAAATAGGAGCTTTTGAGCAGATTGCAATTATTGAAGAGCCTTTCCCGGAACATGCAGAAATTGACGTTTCAGATATTCCTGTTCGTCTTGCCGCCGACGAAAGCGCACATACCGATAAAGATGCCCGAGTTCGTATCCAGATGGGATACAGTGCAATTGCATTAAAAGCTATAGCAAAAACGTTAAGCATGACATTAAAAATTGCACATGTTGCCAAACAGGAACACGTGCCATGTTTTTGTGCAGACTTAACTGTGAACCCTATTTTAGTTGATTGGAATAAGAATGTGGCCGCGCGGCTCGATCCGTTTCCCGGACTTGGCACAGGATTGCTGGAAACAAACGGGCACCAGAATTATGAGAATTGGACCAAGATGGAAAGTTACCATCCTTTTCCTGGCTCGGATTGGAGAAAAACAAAAGCCGGCATTTTCCATTTAGATGAAGAATTTTATTTAAAAGCCGGTGGTGTCCTGGCTGATTCTGAGCACTACCTCAGGAAATTTGAAAAGGTATGA
- a CDS encoding sugar phosphate isomerase/epimerase family protein — MNSRRNFIKTSALAASFVSFSDKLLASELFSANTKHSIHIFTKCLQFMDYNEMAELVARIGFDGADLAVRPGGQVLPENVKTDLPKVVKILREKGSDTKMIVTNIDDPDDPLAIDIIQTMSDLGIKYYRMGYLAFNSDKSIPENLDIHKRTFEKLEKLNRKYGVHGDYQNHSGTRVGGPVWDLFHLLKDRDPEFIGVQYDVRHATVEGGVSWPLGMKLLAPWIRTTDIKDFIWRKDKSGKWGLENVQLGKGMVDFEKYFELYKTLEITAPVSIHYEYDLGGAEHGRKDTTMEIEEIALKLKEDLLFLKNMFEKYGL, encoded by the coding sequence ATGAATTCCAGACGAAATTTTATTAAAACTTCAGCATTGGCTGCCTCCTTTGTTTCATTCTCAGATAAATTACTTGCATCTGAATTATTTTCAGCAAATACAAAACACTCAATTCATATTTTTACAAAATGTCTTCAATTTATGGATTATAATGAAATGGCTGAACTGGTTGCCCGGATTGGTTTCGATGGAGCGGATCTGGCCGTTCGGCCAGGAGGTCAGGTGTTGCCTGAAAATGTTAAAACTGATTTGCCAAAGGTTGTAAAAATACTGAGAGAGAAAGGTAGCGATACAAAAATGATTGTGACAAATATAGACGATCCGGACGATCCGCTGGCTATTGATATTATACAAACAATGTCTGACCTGGGTATAAAATATTATCGGATGGGGTATTTGGCTTTCAATAGTGATAAATCTATCCCCGAAAACCTTGATATTCATAAACGGACGTTTGAAAAACTGGAAAAACTCAATCGTAAATACGGAGTTCACGGCGATTATCAAAACCACTCAGGTACACGGGTTGGTGGGCCTGTTTGGGATTTGTTCCATTTGTTAAAAGATAGAGATCCGGAATTTATCGGTGTTCAATACGATGTGCGACATGCCACCGTTGAAGGAGGTGTGTCCTGGCCGTTAGGAATGAAACTTTTGGCTCCCTGGATAAGAACCACCGATATAAAAGATTTTATTTGGCGAAAAGATAAAAGCGGGAAATGGGGGCTTGAAAACGTACAGTTAGGGAAAGGAATGGTTGATTTCGAAAAGTATTTTGAACTCTATAAAACGTTAGAAATTACAGCTCCGGTTTCTATACATTATGAATACGATTTAGGAGGAGCAGAACATGGCAGGAAAGACACGACAATGGAGATTGAAGAGATTGCTTTAAAGCTAAAGGAAGACCTTTTATTTCTGAAAAATATGTTTGAAAAATACGGTTTGTGA
- a CDS encoding Gfo/Idh/MocA family protein, whose protein sequence is MEINTRREFISKSTAAVAGVSVGLHAFGSEKSSRIFGANDKIRVGFIGVGNRGSQLLERFMLNDDVEVAALCDVYEPYLKRDRSKVSKRFLEMDRIPQMGEKLPENLKLFSDYRRMYEEKDIDAVCIATPDHWHALQCIHACEAGFDVYVEKPLTIVLTEGRAMVNAQKKAGNIVQVGLNRRGNSIYRKLAKDIQNEKIGKILSANAFRISNMFPNGIGNKMPEQPPQDFNWDMWLGPRAVRPFQYNIAPYYFRWWSDFSSQMGNWGVHYMDVIRWMIGVEAPSAVSTHGGKYVLTDDRDIPDTMDVIFEFDKGLIIKFSIYEGTSGNGIPGGEVELRGTKGTLVADEKSYEIKASRRGQFQNWNELIESEKSDVSNEDSTVKLIRNFLDSVKSRETPWCTLEDGHRSTSFAHLANIALKTGKRLEWDPAKEEFTNSDAANQLLSYEYRKPWKL, encoded by the coding sequence ATGGAAATAAATACCCGCCGTGAATTTATATCAAAAAGCACTGCTGCAGTAGCAGGGGTTTCTGTTGGCCTGCATGCTTTCGGTTCTGAAAAAAGTTCCCGTATTTTTGGAGCAAATGATAAAATAAGGGTTGGTTTTATTGGAGTCGGAAACCGTGGCTCACAGCTTCTCGAACGTTTTATGTTGAATGATGACGTTGAGGTTGCTGCGTTGTGCGATGTTTACGAACCATATTTAAAACGAGACAGAAGTAAGGTTTCCAAACGTTTTTTAGAGATGGATCGTATTCCGCAAATGGGGGAGAAGCTTCCTGAAAACTTGAAGCTTTTCTCCGACTACCGAAGAATGTATGAAGAGAAGGATATTGACGCTGTTTGTATTGCCACACCCGATCATTGGCATGCACTTCAATGTATTCATGCCTGTGAAGCAGGTTTTGATGTTTATGTGGAAAAGCCGCTTACAATTGTTCTAACAGAAGGACGGGCGATGGTAAATGCGCAAAAAAAAGCGGGTAACATCGTTCAGGTTGGGCTTAACAGGCGCGGTAATTCTATTTACCGGAAGTTGGCAAAAGATATTCAAAATGAAAAGATAGGTAAAATTCTTTCAGCAAATGCATTCCGAATTAGCAATATGTTTCCCAATGGCATTGGAAATAAAATGCCTGAACAGCCCCCGCAGGATTTTAACTGGGATATGTGGCTTGGCCCCCGTGCTGTTCGCCCGTTCCAGTACAATATAGCTCCCTACTATTTTAGGTGGTGGAGCGATTTTTCTTCGCAAATGGGAAACTGGGGAGTGCATTATATGGATGTTATACGCTGGATGATCGGGGTAGAAGCGCCATCAGCAGTTAGCACACATGGCGGAAAATATGTTTTAACCGATGATCGTGACATCCCGGATACTATGGATGTAATTTTTGAGTTCGACAAAGGATTAATTATCAAATTTAGTATCTACGAAGGTACTTCAGGAAATGGTATTCCCGGAGGTGAAGTTGAATTACGCGGGACAAAGGGAACTTTGGTTGCTGATGAAAAAAGTTATGAAATAAAAGCTTCCCGAAGGGGGCAATTTCAAAACTGGAATGAGTTAATTGAGTCTGAAAAATCTGATGTATCCAATGAAGACAGCACTGTAAAACTTATCAGAAACTTCCTCGATAGTGTAAAGTCGAGAGAGACTCCATGGTGTACACTTGAAGATGGTCACCGCTCTACTTCGTTTGCGCATTTAGCAAACATAGCTTTAAAAACCGGAAAACGCCTGGAGTGGGATCCTGCGAAAGAAGAATTTACCAATTCGGATGCGGCAAACCAGTTATTGAGTTATGAATACCGAAAACCATGGAAATTATAA
- a CDS encoding TonB-dependent receptor: MKTKTILHLVLTVTLLFSFKSYAQLSITKDTIQIDEIVVTGTPVKVNRSSVPMAVSVVNRAQIEDTDESALLPVLNGKVPGLFVTERGITGFGVATGSAGQISIRGIGGNPTTGVLMLIDGHPQFMGIMGHPLPDSYVSSDVERVEVIRGPASILYGSNAMGGVINIITKKQNKEGIHGNARVSYGSYNTLKYMGALGFKKHKFNAFVSVNHDQTDGHREHSDFNITNGYTKLAYKVNEHLNVSTDFSLANFDAADPGPDTLNAVFGETIDIARGYWAFAVQNEFEKLSGSFKLFYNFGEHDITDGFHSKDHNFGLKFFESLHLFEGNNITLGVDYINYGGMAENITAMNGAGLVFADTTLNELGLYGFIQQSFWNKLTLNAGLRFQNHSIYGDEWIPSVGFAYKFDETMSWKGNISKGFRSPTLKELFMWGPQNSDLEPESILNYETGILKTFLNNKVSAELTFFAVNGDNLITSVPVNGTPKYMNSGEISNKGIEFAMNAEVLENLLLNTTYSYINMKNPVYATPEHQFYFSMHYSPDAFQLMASIQQVGNLDNDPLAVVNKESYTLLKAKAIYNLTKGLKLYVSGENLLDQTYQVNRYYTMPGTTFFAGINYSF, translated from the coding sequence TCCTTCACCTTGTCCTTACCGTAACACTTTTATTTAGTTTTAAATCGTACGCCCAACTTTCGATAACAAAAGATACAATTCAAATTGACGAAATTGTGGTGACCGGAACACCTGTGAAAGTAAACCGTAGCAGTGTACCAATGGCTGTTTCAGTTGTAAATCGGGCGCAAATTGAAGATACTGATGAGTCTGCTCTTCTTCCGGTATTAAACGGGAAGGTTCCCGGGCTTTTTGTTACGGAACGTGGAATAACCGGTTTTGGTGTCGCAACTGGTTCTGCCGGGCAGATTTCGATTCGTGGGATTGGCGGAAACCCAACTACCGGTGTGTTAATGTTAATTGACGGACATCCCCAATTCATGGGAATTATGGGACACCCGCTTCCCGATTCATATGTTTCTTCCGATGTGGAAAGAGTGGAAGTAATCCGCGGGCCTGCTTCCATTTTATATGGTTCCAATGCCATGGGAGGAGTGATTAACATTATCACCAAAAAACAAAACAAAGAAGGGATTCATGGAAATGCACGAGTTTCATATGGTTCATATAATACACTTAAGTACATGGGAGCTTTGGGATTCAAAAAGCATAAATTTAATGCATTTGTTTCCGTCAACCACGATCAAACTGATGGGCATCGGGAACACTCTGATTTTAACATTACCAACGGGTATACCAAGTTAGCGTATAAGGTTAATGAGCATCTCAACGTATCTACAGATTTTAGCCTTGCTAACTTTGATGCTGCTGATCCGGGCCCGGATACATTAAACGCTGTTTTTGGAGAAACAATCGATATTGCCCGGGGGTACTGGGCTTTTGCGGTTCAGAATGAATTTGAAAAACTATCGGGTTCGTTTAAGCTTTTTTACAATTTTGGAGAACATGATATTACAGACGGTTTTCATTCAAAAGACCATAATTTTGGATTGAAGTTTTTTGAATCGTTACATCTTTTTGAAGGAAATAATATTACGCTTGGTGTTGATTATATAAATTATGGCGGAATGGCAGAAAATATAACAGCAATGAATGGGGCAGGTCTTGTATTTGCCGACACTACACTTAATGAGTTGGGGTTATATGGTTTTATCCAGCAAAGCTTTTGGAACAAATTAACACTAAATGCCGGCTTAAGATTTCAGAATCATAGTATTTACGGAGATGAGTGGATTCCTTCGGTTGGATTCGCATATAAATTTGACGAAACAATGTCGTGGAAGGGAAACATTTCAAAAGGATTCAGAAGTCCTACACTTAAAGAATTGTTTATGTGGGGACCGCAAAATTCTGATTTAGAGCCGGAGTCTATTCTAAATTATGAAACTGGTATTTTAAAAACATTTTTGAATAACAAAGTTAGTGCCGAGTTGACTTTTTTTGCAGTTAACGGCGACAATTTGATTACTTCGGTACCGGTAAACGGCACACCGAAATATATGAATTCAGGTGAAATCTCGAATAAAGGAATTGAGTTTGCAATGAATGCTGAAGTGCTTGAAAATTTGCTTTTAAATACAACGTACAGTTACATAAATATGAAAAATCCGGTTTATGCCACACCGGAGCACCAGTTTTATTTTAGTATGCATTACAGTCCTGATGCATTTCAGTTAATGGCAAGTATTCAGCAAGTCGGTAATCTCGATAATGACCCGCTTGCGGTTGTAAATAAAGAGAGCTACACACTGCTAAAAGCTAAGGCAATTTATAACCTTACAAAAGGTTTGAAACTATACGTAAGCGGCGAGAATCTACTGGACCAGACTTACCAGGTGAACCGATATTATACCATGCCAGGTACAACATTTTTTGCCGGTATTAATTATAGCTTTTGA